The Pseudomonas sp. DG56-2 genome contains a region encoding:
- the nuoF gene encoding NADH-quinone oxidoreductase subunit NuoF: MTITSFGPANRIARSAETHPLTWRLRDDGEPVWLDEYQAKDGYSAARKALAQMSQDDIVQTVKDAGLKGRGGAGFPTGVKWGLMPKDESMNIRYLLCNADEMEPNTWKDRMLMEQQPHLLVEGMLISARALKAYRGYIFLRGEYTTAATNLNRAIDEAKAAGLLGKNILGSGFDFELFVHTGAGRYICGEETALINSLEGRRANPRSKPPFPAAVGVWGKPTCVNNVETLCNVPAIVGNGVDWYKSLAREGSEDHGTKLMGFSGKVKNPGLWELPFGVTARELFEDYAGGMRDGFKLKCWQPGGAGTGFLLPEHLDAQMYAGGIAKVGTRMGTGLAMAVDDSVNMVSLLRNMEEFFARESCGWCTPCRDGLPWSVKMLRSLEKGQGKAEDIETLLGLVNFLGPGRTFCAHAPGAVEPLGSAIKYFRPEFEAGVAPVTGSEALRPNLAKPIVVGA; the protein is encoded by the coding sequence ATGACCATCACTTCCTTCGGCCCGGCCAACCGCATTGCGCGCAGCGCCGAGACCCATCCGCTGACCTGGCGTCTGCGCGACGACGGCGAACCTGTGTGGCTCGACGAGTACCAGGCCAAGGACGGCTACAGCGCCGCCCGCAAGGCCCTGGCCCAGATGTCCCAGGACGATATCGTCCAGACCGTGAAAGACGCCGGCCTCAAGGGTCGCGGCGGTGCGGGCTTCCCGACAGGGGTCAAATGGGGCCTGATGCCCAAAGACGAATCCATGAACATCCGCTACCTGCTGTGCAACGCGGATGAAATGGAACCCAACACCTGGAAAGACCGCATGCTGATGGAGCAACAGCCCCATCTGCTGGTCGAAGGCATGCTGATCAGTGCCCGTGCACTGAAGGCCTACCGTGGTTATATCTTCCTGCGTGGCGAATACACCACCGCGGCGACGAACCTCAACCGCGCCATCGATGAAGCCAAGGCCGCAGGTCTGCTGGGCAAGAACATCCTTGGCAGCGGCTTTGACTTCGAGTTGTTCGTCCACACCGGTGCCGGCCGCTACATCTGCGGCGAAGAAACTGCACTGATCAACTCCCTGGAAGGTCGTCGCGCCAACCCGCGCTCCAAGCCGCCCTTCCCTGCTGCCGTGGGCGTATGGGGCAAGCCGACCTGCGTGAACAACGTCGAGACCCTGTGCAACGTACCGGCAATCGTCGGTAATGGCGTTGACTGGTACAAGTCGCTGGCACGCGAAGGTTCAGAAGATCACGGCACCAAGCTGATGGGCTTCTCCGGCAAGGTCAAGAACCCTGGCCTGTGGGAACTGCCATTCGGCGTTACCGCCCGTGAACTGTTCGAAGACTACGCCGGCGGCATGCGCGACGGCTTCAAGCTCAAGTGCTGGCAGCCAGGCGGCGCCGGTACCGGCTTTTTGCTGCCCGAGCATCTCGATGCGCAAATGTATGCCGGTGGCATCGCCAAAGTCGGCACCCGTATGGGTACTGGCCTGGCCATGGCCGTGGACGACAGCGTCAACATGGTTTCGCTGCTGCGCAACATGGAAGAGTTCTTTGCCCGCGAATCCTGCGGCTGGTGCACCCCATGCCGTGACGGCCTGCCGTGGAGCGTGAAGATGCTTCGTTCCCTCGAGAAAGGCCAAGGCAAGGCAGAAGACATCGAGACCCTGCTGGGTCTGGTCAACTTCCTCGGCCCAGGCCGCACCTTCTGCGCTCACGCGCCAGGTGCCGTCGAGCCGCTGGGCAGTGCCATCAAGTATTTCCGTCCGGAGTTCGAGGCCGGCGTCGCGCCTGTTACAGGCAGCGAAGCCCTGCGCCCGAACCTGGCCAAGCCGATTGTCGTCGGCGCATAA